The proteins below are encoded in one region of Berryella intestinalis:
- a CDS encoding FAD-dependent oxidoreductase: MSDTDFDAIVVGSGCAGAVAAYVLARAGKSVLVVERGNFAGAKNMTGGRIYSHALKEVFPNFEEEAPLERRITHERMVLMDARAATTIDFTSDELAAEGRDSYSVLRAPFDQWLASKAEEAGAEYICGIAVEELIKDGSGKVVGVRAGEDEITAQAVVLAEGANPLLAEKCLGNPRPKPSQMAVGIKQVFELAPSQIEDRFLCPEGQGAAMLFVGDCTHGNVGGGFLYTNKESISLGLVATIETAARGSNPHSICRMLEDFKRHPAVAPIIRGAKLAEHSGHMVPEGGFDMVPEYVFDGCVIAGETAGLCMNMGYQVRGMDFAVASGRMAAEAVIEAIDRGDTGKEGLASYRTRMEGSFVIGDLKTFRRWPHTMEGWDSLFKDYPSLAKELMNELFVVNGAPQAPLMKRMMPVLKKRGLIKLALEMRGACKAL, encoded by the coding sequence GTGTCCGATACCGATTTCGACGCGATAGTCGTCGGCTCCGGATGCGCCGGGGCCGTGGCCGCATACGTGCTGGCCCGCGCGGGCAAGAGCGTTCTGGTGGTCGAGCGGGGTAACTTCGCCGGCGCCAAGAACATGACGGGCGGCCGCATCTACTCGCATGCCCTGAAGGAGGTGTTCCCGAACTTCGAGGAGGAAGCGCCCCTCGAGCGCCGGATCACCCACGAGCGCATGGTCCTGATGGACGCCCGCGCGGCCACGACCATCGATTTCACCAGCGACGAGCTGGCGGCCGAAGGCCGGGACTCCTACTCGGTCCTGCGCGCGCCGTTCGACCAGTGGCTCGCCTCCAAGGCCGAGGAGGCGGGTGCCGAGTACATCTGCGGCATCGCGGTGGAAGAGCTCATCAAGGACGGATCGGGGAAGGTCGTGGGAGTCCGTGCCGGCGAAGACGAGATAACGGCCCAGGCGGTGGTGCTCGCCGAGGGCGCCAACCCCCTCCTCGCCGAGAAGTGCCTGGGTAACCCGCGCCCGAAGCCCAGCCAGATGGCCGTAGGGATCAAGCAGGTGTTCGAGTTGGCCCCTTCGCAGATCGAGGATCGCTTCCTGTGCCCGGAGGGGCAGGGCGCGGCCATGCTGTTCGTGGGAGACTGCACGCATGGCAACGTCGGCGGAGGGTTCCTCTACACGAACAAAGAGTCGATCAGCCTGGGCCTCGTGGCGACCATCGAGACGGCGGCCCGCGGGTCGAACCCCCATTCGATCTGCCGGATGCTCGAGGACTTCAAGCGCCACCCGGCGGTCGCCCCCATCATCCGAGGCGCGAAGCTGGCCGAGCATTCCGGGCACATGGTTCCCGAAGGCGGGTTCGACATGGTTCCCGAATACGTGTTCGACGGGTGCGTCATCGCCGGTGAAACGGCGGGCCTGTGCATGAACATGGGTTACCAGGTGCGCGGGATGGACTTCGCCGTGGCTTCGGGGCGCATGGCCGCCGAGGCCGTCATCGAGGCCATCGATCGGGGCGATACCGGCAAGGAGGGCCTCGCATCCTACCGCACGCGCATGGAGGGGTCCTTCGTGATCGGGGATCTGAAGACGTTCCGGCGCTGGCCGCATACCATGGAGGGGTGGGACTCCCTGTTCAAGGATTACCCGTCTCTGGCGAAAGAGCTGATGAACGAGCTTTTCGTTGTGAACGGGGCCCCTCAGGCGCCGCTGATGAAGCGCATGATGCCCGTGTTGAAGAAGAGAGGGCTCATTAAGCTGGCTCTCGAGATGAGGGGAGCGTGCAAGGCCCTATGA
- a CDS encoding electron transfer flavoprotein subunit alpha/FixB family protein encodes MKALVITEGTEAARELSAGARLMADEVVLVSFSDAPGNVADKVAKVSVPEGFVLDDAADTVISVFASERPGVVLVEPTRRLKAVAGRLAAHAGTAVVTDATGFSDEGAKSLYFGGVAERVQKPAGDVAVYTVPAGVFDGSDATGAGVEEEVAWVAPANPLKLVSSRPLQRSGVDLGKADAVVAAGRGFTEESQLDLARALCEKLGAGLGCSRPLTEGVDWLPTETYIGVSGLMISPKVYVACGISGQMQHMVGCNRSNTVFAINKDKNAAVFKQCDYGLVGDIKEVLPALTAAL; translated from the coding sequence ATGAAAGCACTTGTCATCACCGAGGGAACCGAAGCGGCACGCGAGCTTTCCGCAGGCGCCCGCCTCATGGCCGACGAGGTCGTCCTGGTATCGTTTTCCGATGCGCCCGGAAACGTCGCCGACAAGGTGGCGAAGGTCTCGGTTCCGGAGGGGTTCGTCCTAGACGACGCCGCCGACACCGTGATCTCGGTATTCGCATCAGAGCGTCCGGGGGTCGTCCTGGTCGAGCCTACGCGCCGCCTGAAGGCGGTCGCAGGTCGCCTGGCCGCCCATGCCGGCACGGCGGTCGTCACCGACGCGACCGGCTTTTCCGATGAGGGCGCCAAGAGCCTGTATTTCGGCGGCGTCGCGGAGCGCGTTCAGAAACCCGCCGGCGACGTGGCCGTTTACACGGTGCCCGCGGGCGTGTTCGACGGCTCGGACGCAACGGGCGCCGGCGTCGAGGAAGAGGTCGCCTGGGTCGCCCCGGCCAACCCTCTGAAGCTGGTGTCGTCGAGGCCCCTTCAGCGAAGCGGCGTCGATCTGGGCAAGGCCGACGCGGTCGTTGCGGCCGGGCGCGGGTTCACCGAAGAGTCCCAGCTCGATCTGGCCCGCGCGCTGTGCGAGAAGCTGGGGGCGGGGCTGGGCTGTTCCAGGCCGTTGACGGAAGGGGTCGACTGGCTTCCCACCGAGACCTACATCGGCGTGTCCGGCCTCATGATCTCCCCGAAGGTCTACGTCGCTTGCGGTATCTCGGGGCAGATGCAGCACATGGTGGGATGCAACCGCTCCAACACGGTGTTCGCGATCAACAAGGACAAGAACGCCGCGGTGTTCAAGCAATGCGATTACGGCCTGGTGGGCGACATCAAAGAGGTTCTGCCGGCCCTGACGGCCGCTCTGTAA
- a CDS encoding electron transfer flavoprotein (required for anaerobic carnitine reduction, may act to transfer electrons to crotonobetaine reductase): MKIVAAFKVVPDDQDIQVLQDGSLDYSKAKGVVSAYDLNALEFSARLAAETSGSVTAVSVGPASIDDPKLKKNVLARGIDELVMAADDRYGDLDAHAAAEALAVLVGNAAPFDLVVCGGGSADNYAQQVDIQLAAKLGLPVVNGVTKAEVGASSLVVERVTEQAVETIEVPLPAVVSVLPDAAEPRIPGMKDILAAGKKPMSTVDAGEPAARAVEVASCKAPKGAERKLEVLDASDDGAIERFVAALKASL; this comes from the coding sequence ATGAAAATCGTCGCTGCGTTCAAGGTGGTTCCCGACGATCAGGACATCCAGGTGCTCCAGGACGGCTCGCTGGACTACTCCAAGGCGAAGGGGGTCGTGTCCGCCTACGACCTGAACGCCCTCGAGTTTTCCGCCCGCCTCGCCGCGGAGACCTCCGGATCGGTGACCGCCGTGTCGGTCGGACCGGCTTCGATCGACGATCCCAAGCTGAAGAAGAACGTGCTCGCCCGGGGCATCGACGAGCTGGTTATGGCGGCCGACGACAGGTACGGGGATCTTGACGCGCATGCCGCGGCCGAGGCGCTGGCCGTGCTCGTCGGGAATGCGGCGCCGTTCGACCTCGTCGTGTGCGGCGGGGGCTCTGCCGACAACTACGCCCAGCAAGTGGACATCCAGCTGGCGGCGAAGCTGGGCCTCCCCGTTGTGAACGGGGTGACGAAAGCCGAGGTCGGCGCATCGTCTCTCGTGGTCGAACGGGTTACCGAGCAGGCCGTTGAAACCATCGAGGTCCCTCTTCCCGCAGTCGTGTCCGTGCTTCCCGACGCGGCCGAGCCCCGCATCCCGGGCATGAAGGACATCCTCGCGGCGGGGAAAAAGCCCATGAGCACGGTCGATGCCGGCGAGCCGGCCGCGCGCGCGGTCGAGGTCGCCTCCTGCAAGGCCCCCAAGGGCGCCGAGCGCAAGCTCGAGGTTCTGGATGCATCGGACGACGGCGCGATCGAGCGCTTCGTCGCAGCGCTCAAGGCATCTCTGTAA
- a CDS encoding enoyl-CoA hydratase/isomerase family protein — MTNYHGTETVVSELREDGLLTIRINRPDVANALNGATSKAMENIMNNAETDPSVRAIIVTGTGKVFCAGEDLSELSEGGECQTVTEHGFGGLTARLCSKPVIAACNGSAAGGGMEIALSCDMVVAAENAKFGCTEVGLGIIASTGGIVRLARDVNRKDCMELLLTGKKIKAPEAKELGLINYVVPAEQVLDKAIELAEACLKNAPLALKWTKYIVHAADQMSEEDAMRYSDAAYRFLEKTADGIEGPAAFVEKREPKWQGR; from the coding sequence ATGACGAACTACCACGGAACCGAAACCGTCGTATCGGAACTGCGAGAGGACGGTCTGCTGACCATCAGGATCAACCGACCCGACGTGGCCAACGCGCTGAACGGCGCGACTTCCAAGGCCATGGAGAACATCATGAACAACGCCGAGACCGATCCGTCGGTTCGCGCCATCATCGTGACCGGGACCGGCAAGGTGTTCTGCGCCGGCGAGGACCTCTCCGAGCTGAGCGAGGGCGGGGAGTGCCAGACCGTGACCGAGCACGGCTTCGGAGGTCTGACGGCGCGCCTGTGCTCCAAACCGGTCATCGCCGCGTGCAACGGCTCGGCGGCAGGCGGCGGCATGGAGATAGCGCTGTCCTGCGACATGGTGGTCGCCGCCGAGAACGCGAAGTTCGGCTGCACCGAGGTCGGCCTGGGGATCATCGCCTCCACCGGCGGGATCGTGCGCCTGGCCCGCGACGTGAACCGCAAGGACTGCATGGAGCTTTTGCTGACCGGCAAGAAGATCAAGGCCCCCGAAGCGAAGGAGCTGGGGCTGATCAACTACGTCGTTCCCGCCGAGCAGGTGCTGGACAAGGCCATCGAGCTGGCCGAAGCGTGCCTGAAGAACGCTCCTTTGGCCCTGAAGTGGACGAAGTACATCGTGCACGCGGCGGATCAGATGTCGGAAGAAGACGCGATGCGCTATTCCGACGCCGCCTACCGCTTCCTGGAGAAGACCGCCGACGGCATCGAGGGGCCGGCTGCGTTCGTGGAGAAGCGCGAGCCGAAATGGCAGGGCCGTTAG